One window of Trifolium pratense cultivar HEN17-A07 linkage group LG5, ARS_RC_1.1, whole genome shotgun sequence genomic DNA carries:
- the LOC123883010 gene encoding uncharacterized protein LOC123883010 has product MHLMAMLNWSCQCRNNSTSPKGSSQLNFHDIYVSIQSYWPCCWWYNAQITSILRMVHYCDKVHVLREAINILWKSSMVHYIFSFFLNFSFKSLIFCSELLLWKFEERNLHC; this is encoded by the exons ATGCATCTGATGGCAATGCTGAACTGGTCTTGTCAATGCAG GAACAACAGTACATCACCAAAGGGGAGCAGCCAATTGAATTTCCATGACATCTATGTTTCTATTCAAAGCTATTGGCCCTGTTGCTGGTGGTACAAT GCACAAATAACTTCAATATTGAGGATGGTCCATTATTGTGACAAAGTGCATGTGCTTAGGGAGGCCATTAATATCCTGTGGAAATCGAGCATGGTccattatatattttctttcttcttg AACTTCTCCTTTAAAAGTTTGATTTTCTGCTCAGAACTTCTCCTGTGGAAGTTTGAGGAAAGGAATCTTCATTGCTGA